One window of the Candidatus Chryseobacterium colombiense genome contains the following:
- the ccsA gene encoding cytochrome c biogenesis protein CcsA, with amino-acid sequence MKKIQDILISTRTMAVLLLVYAFAMAYATFLENDYGTPTAKALIYEAWWFELIMLLLILNFIGNIARYRLWKKEKWPVLVFHLAFVLIFIGGAITRYISFEGQMHIREGETSNEIVTDKTFLKVQIEEKGDVLNYQDIPYLMSPLHKDLHATYDFHGKEVKVVAKEYIQRKKDSLVAETNGAEYLHLVSTGNTGRQNIYIKPGETKSINGTLVTFNRPIEGAVEFKNENGQLFIKTPVDAAYMTMATKATGNTVKDQFQPLALRSLYTINELKLVVPEGLKKGRLMAIEGDRKKDQNVPDMLTVELQGPKTKQLVDLSVEKGNPNAYKQVTMDGLNIMIGFGPKIYNTPFALKLDDFVMETYPGSSSPSAYESHVKIIDEGKETPYKIYMNHVLNHKGYRFFQSSFDPDRMGTVLSVNHDYWGTLISYIGYTLLFGGMFFIFFWKGTHFWKLNKILKDVNKKRIAAVLLLFLSLGLNAQKIETHGTTDGSREHIHVEGENHNHTSTSEAVQPQGAQPFTKMKMVSADEIIARNKISKEHADKFGYLLVQNFEGRIVPINTEALDVLRKLYKKDEFKGTDGKYLTANQWFLSINTDTPSWTMVPMIKIGPKGGDELIKKTKANEDGYTSLMNLFPADANGNLTYILEHDYNIAFRKKPAEQTNYDKEVISVNERVQIFNEFFSGQFMRIVPVKNDANHTWHSWLDQKFEPDMESQQVMGPYFAEVLQAQQSGNWSKADKELAKLSDYQQKWGKAVVPSKSKVDLEVFMNEVNLNFKLLIFYTIIGGLLLILGFVELFKPKKVLNKAIKAIIVLGIVGYVFHFLGLVARWYISGHAPWSNGYEAIIFISWVGITAGLILYRNANALIPAAGFMVAVIMMGFAHGGSALDPQITPLVPVLKSYWLIVHVAIITSSYGFFALSMIIAVLSLVFYIISNKETYKIHHDTTLKELAIVSEMSLTIGLFALTVGNFLGGIWANESWGRYWSWDPKETWAFISIMVYAFVLHMRLVPGLRSRWAIHVATMFAFCSMVMTYFGVNYYLSGLHSYAAGDPVPVPAWVYIGLATMLTLSIVSYIKFKALTKK; translated from the coding sequence ATGAAGAAGATCCAGGATATTCTTATTTCAACCAGGACAATGGCTGTATTGCTGCTGGTTTATGCATTTGCGATGGCTTATGCAACGTTCTTAGAAAATGATTACGGAACCCCAACAGCAAAAGCACTCATTTATGAAGCATGGTGGTTTGAATTAATCATGCTACTGCTTATTTTAAACTTCATTGGAAATATCGCAAGATACAGACTTTGGAAAAAAGAGAAATGGCCGGTGCTGGTTTTTCACTTAGCCTTTGTTTTAATATTTATCGGAGGTGCTATCACAAGATACATCAGCTTTGAAGGTCAGATGCACATCCGAGAAGGAGAGACTTCTAATGAGATTGTAACAGACAAAACCTTTCTTAAAGTACAGATCGAAGAAAAAGGTGACGTGCTTAATTATCAGGACATTCCTTATTTAATGTCTCCTCTGCACAAAGATCTTCACGCAACCTATGATTTCCACGGAAAAGAAGTGAAGGTGGTCGCAAAAGAGTACATTCAGAGAAAGAAAGACAGTTTAGTGGCCGAAACAAATGGAGCTGAATATCTTCACCTGGTTTCTACAGGAAATACCGGAAGACAAAATATTTACATCAAACCGGGAGAAACAAAATCAATCAACGGAACATTGGTAACCTTCAACAGACCTATCGAAGGGGCTGTTGAGTTTAAAAATGAAAACGGGCAACTATTCATTAAAACTCCCGTAGATGCAGCTTATATGACCATGGCAACCAAAGCCACCGGAAATACTGTAAAAGATCAGTTTCAGCCTCTTGCTTTAAGAAGTTTATACACGATCAATGAATTAAAACTTGTTGTTCCTGAAGGATTGAAAAAAGGAAGATTAATGGCCATTGAAGGAGACAGAAAGAAAGACCAGAATGTTCCCGATATGCTTACCGTTGAACTTCAGGGTCCTAAAACGAAACAACTGGTAGATTTATCCGTTGAAAAAGGAAATCCAAATGCTTACAAACAGGTAACTATGGATGGACTGAACATCATGATCGGTTTCGGACCAAAAATTTACAATACTCCTTTTGCCCTTAAACTGGATGATTTCGTGATGGAAACTTATCCCGGAAGTTCATCTCCCAGTGCCTATGAAAGTCATGTAAAAATCATTGATGAAGGCAAAGAAACTCCTTATAAAATATATATGAACCATGTTCTCAACCATAAAGGTTACCGTTTCTTCCAGTCAAGTTTCGATCCGGACAGAATGGGAACCGTACTTTCTGTAAATCACGATTATTGGGGAACTCTGATCTCTTATATCGGTTATACTTTATTATTTGGTGGAATGTTCTTTATCTTCTTCTGGAAAGGAACTCATTTCTGGAAATTGAATAAAATACTGAAAGACGTTAACAAGAAAAGAATTGCAGCGGTATTGTTACTATTTTTAAGCTTAGGTTTAAATGCTCAAAAAATTGAGACTCACGGTACAACGGACGGAAGCAGAGAACACATACATGTGGAAGGAGAAAATCATAATCACACTTCTACATCTGAAGCAGTTCAGCCACAAGGTGCACAGCCATTCACAAAAATGAAAATGGTTTCGGCAGACGAAATCATCGCAAGAAATAAGATCAGTAAAGAACATGCAGATAAATTCGGGTACCTTTTAGTTCAGAATTTTGAAGGACGAATTGTTCCGATCAATACTGAAGCATTGGATGTTTTAAGAAAATTATACAAAAAAGATGAATTCAAAGGAACTGACGGAAAGTATTTAACCGCTAATCAGTGGTTCCTATCTATCAACACAGATACTCCGAGCTGGACTATGGTTCCCATGATTAAAATCGGACCTAAAGGTGGTGATGAATTAATAAAAAAGACAAAAGCTAATGAAGACGGATATACTTCACTAATGAATCTTTTCCCGGCAGATGCCAATGGAAATTTAACCTATATTCTTGAGCATGATTACAATATTGCCTTCCGTAAAAAACCGGCTGAACAGACCAATTATGACAAAGAAGTAATCTCTGTAAACGAAAGGGTTCAGATTTTTAATGAATTTTTCAGTGGACAGTTTATGAGAATTGTTCCGGTAAAAAATGATGCGAATCATACTTGGCATTCTTGGCTTGACCAAAAATTTGAACCGGATATGGAGTCTCAGCAGGTAATGGGACCTTATTTTGCAGAAGTTCTGCAGGCACAGCAATCAGGAAACTGGAGCAAAGCAGATAAAGAATTGGCAAAACTTTCCGATTATCAGCAGAAATGGGGGAAAGCAGTAGTTCCTTCAAAATCTAAAGTTGATCTTGAAGTCTTTATGAATGAAGTAAACCTTAACTTCAAATTACTGATTTTCTATACCATTATCGGAGGATTATTATTAATCTTAGGATTTGTTGAATTATTTAAACCTAAAAAAGTCTTAAATAAAGCCATTAAAGCAATTATTGTTCTCGGAATTGTGGGATACGTTTTCCATTTCTTAGGATTAGTTGCAAGATGGTATATTTCAGGACACGCTCCTTGGAGTAACGGATATGAAGCAATCATCTTTATTTCATGGGTAGGGATTACTGCAGGTTTAATACTCTATAGAAACGCAAATGCATTAATTCCGGCAGCTGGATTCATGGTAGCAGTCATTATGATGGGATTTGCTCACGGAGGTTCAGCGCTTGATCCGCAGATTACACCGCTAGTACCTGTGTTAAAATCTTACTGGCTAATTGTACACGTTGCCATCATTACATCAAGTTATGGTTTCTTTGCCTTATCAATGATTATAGCCGTACTCAGTTTAGTATTCTATATTATATCTAATAAAGAAACATACAAAATTCACCACGACACTACATTGAAAGAATTGGCCATTGTTTCTGAAATGTCTTTAACAATAGGTTTATTTGCGTTAACAGTAGGAAACTTCTTAGGAGGTATCTGGGCCAACGAATCCTGGGGAAGATACTGGAGTTGGGATCCAAAAGAAACATGGGCATTTATTTCAATCATGGTTTATGCATTTGTATTGCACATGAGATTAGTTCCTGGGCTAAGAAGCAGATGGGCTATTCACGTAGCCACTATGTTTGCTTTCTGTTCAATGGTAATGACGTATTTTGGAGTTAATTATTACTTAAGCGGACTTCACTCTTATGCAGCTGGAGATCCGGTTCCGGTTCCGGCTTGGGTTTACATTGGATTAGCAACAATGTTAACGTTGTCCATTGTTTCTTACATTAAATTTAAAGCATTGACTAAAAAGTAA
- a CDS encoding SPFH domain-containing protein, producing MEKVLKPMSGYLALVICLILFVAAIYLFITGVDRNITFVILSVLCFLAFCFFMKGLMIIQPNHSRVLNFFGKYVGTVKENGLFFINPLYSSQRISLRSENLQGQTLKVNDKMGNPIEIAVVMVWKVGDTYKAAFDVERYSDFVKMQSEAAVRHLAMSFPYDNLEDDHAPITLREGGDKINLILEQELTDRLSKAGIVIQEARISHLAYASEIAGAMLQRQQATAIVAARTKIVEGAVGMVDLALKKLSEENIVELDDERKAAMVSNLMVVLCGEKAATPILNAGTLYN from the coding sequence ATGGAAAAAGTTTTAAAACCAATGTCCGGCTATTTAGCTTTAGTAATATGCTTAATACTTTTCGTAGCCGCTATTTATCTTTTTATAACAGGAGTTGACAGAAACATTACCTTTGTTATCCTTTCTGTCCTTTGCTTTCTTGCATTTTGTTTTTTCATGAAAGGGTTGATGATTATTCAGCCTAATCACTCAAGAGTATTGAACTTCTTTGGAAAATATGTAGGAACTGTAAAAGAAAACGGGTTATTTTTTATTAACCCATTATACTCTTCTCAAAGAATCAGTTTACGTTCAGAGAATCTTCAGGGACAAACTTTAAAGGTAAATGACAAAATGGGAAATCCGATTGAAATTGCCGTTGTTATGGTATGGAAAGTAGGAGATACTTACAAAGCAGCATTTGATGTAGAACGGTATTCAGATTTTGTAAAAATGCAGAGTGAAGCAGCTGTACGTCATTTGGCAATGAGCTTTCCTTATGATAACTTAGAAGATGACCATGCTCCGATTACCTTAAGAGAAGGAGGAGATAAAATCAATTTAATTCTGGAGCAGGAACTTACAGACCGACTCTCAAAAGCAGGAATTGTTATCCAAGAAGCCAGAATTTCACACCTTGCTTATGCTTCTGAAATTGCAGGTGCCATGCTTCAGAGACAGCAGGCAACGGCAATTGTAGCAGCCAGAACCAAGATTGTGGAAGGAGCAGTCGGAATGGTAGATTTAGCTTTAAAAAAACTATCCGAAGAAAATATTGTCGAGCTTGATGACGAAAGAAAAGCTGCCATGGTAAGCAACTTAATGGTTGTTTTATGTGGTGAGAAAGCGGCTACTCCTATCTTAAATGCAGGAACTTTGTATAATTAA
- a CDS encoding Arc family DNA binding domain-containing protein, giving the protein MKSDKTQASSESKSKKSFVIRIDESTYKLLEKWANDEFRSVNGQIEYLLHQNLINSGRKKKE; this is encoded by the coding sequence ATGAAATCTGATAAAACTCAAGCTTCTTCCGAAAGCAAAAGCAAAAAATCTTTTGTAATCAGGATAGATGAGTCTACTTACAAACTTCTGGAAAAATGGGCCAATGATGAATTCAGAAGTGTAAATGGACAGATTGAGTATTTGCTTCATCAAAACTTAATCAACTCGGGAAGAAAGAAAAAAGAATAA
- a CDS encoding aldehyde dehydrogenase family protein, which translates to MSKKIKDFGIEKTLKNLGIKEENKGTSVGGKYFASGKTIESFSPVDGNLIAKIKTSGESDYDKVVETAEKAFKEFRLIPAPKRGEIVRQLGQKLRQYKDDLGKLVSYEMGKSLQEGLGEVQEMIDICDFAVGVSRQLHGYTMHSERPGHRMYEQYHPLGIVGIITAFNFPVAVWSWNTALAWICGNVTIWKPSEKTPLCAIACQNIMNEVLKENNLPEGISSVLVADHEIGQKLVDDKRISLISFTGSTRVGRMVSTNVAQRFGKSILELGGNNAIIISKDADIDMSIIGAVFGAVGTAGQRCTSTRRLIIHESVYDEVKNRLVKAYGQLKIGNPLDETNHVGPLIDMDAVNMYQEAIKKGKKEGAKFIVEGEVLKGKGYESGCYVKPCIAEVKNSYEIVQHETFAPILYLIKYKTLEEAIAIQNDVPQGLSSSIMTQNLREAELFLSHAGSDCGIANVNIGTSGAEIGGAFGGEKETGGGRESGSDVWKYYMRRQTNTINYTAQLPLAQGIKFDL; encoded by the coding sequence ATGTCTAAAAAAATAAAGGATTTCGGAATCGAAAAAACACTGAAAAACTTAGGAATTAAAGAGGAAAACAAAGGAACTTCGGTAGGCGGAAAATATTTCGCATCAGGAAAAACAATAGAAAGTTTTTCACCTGTAGATGGTAATTTAATTGCCAAAATCAAGACTTCCGGAGAATCAGATTATGACAAGGTAGTTGAAACGGCAGAAAAAGCCTTTAAAGAATTCAGGTTGATTCCGGCTCCTAAGAGAGGGGAAATTGTAAGACAACTGGGACAAAAATTAAGACAGTACAAAGACGATCTTGGAAAACTGGTTTCTTATGAAATGGGGAAATCTCTGCAGGAAGGTTTAGGAGAAGTTCAGGAAATGATCGACATCTGTGACTTTGCAGTAGGGGTTTCAAGACAGCTTCACGGTTATACAATGCATTCTGAAAGACCCGGGCACAGAATGTATGAACAATATCATCCGCTGGGAATTGTGGGAATCATCACCGCTTTTAACTTTCCGGTAGCGGTTTGGTCATGGAATACAGCTTTAGCATGGATTTGTGGTAACGTTACCATCTGGAAACCTTCAGAGAAAACGCCACTTTGCGCTATTGCCTGTCAAAATATTATGAATGAAGTTTTAAAGGAAAATAATCTTCCTGAAGGGATTTCAAGTGTATTGGTTGCAGATCATGAAATCGGACAGAAATTAGTGGACGATAAGAGAATATCTTTAATTTCTTTCACTGGTTCTACTAGAGTAGGAAGAATGGTTTCTACCAATGTTGCTCAGAGATTTGGAAAATCAATCCTTGAATTAGGAGGAAACAACGCGATTATTATTTCTAAAGATGCAGATATTGATATGTCGATTATCGGAGCTGTTTTCGGAGCTGTTGGAACAGCTGGTCAAAGATGTACTTCCACGAGAAGACTGATCATTCACGAAAGCGTTTATGATGAAGTGAAAAACAGACTGGTAAAAGCGTACGGACAATTAAAGATCGGGAATCCTTTGGATGAAACTAATCATGTGGGACCGCTTATCGATATGGATGCGGTAAATATGTATCAGGAAGCCATTAAAAAAGGTAAAAAAGAAGGCGCAAAATTCATCGTTGAAGGTGAAGTTTTAAAAGGAAAAGGATACGAATCAGGTTGCTATGTAAAACCATGTATCGCTGAAGTGAAAAACTCTTACGAAATCGTTCAGCACGAGACTTTCGCACCGATTTTATATTTAATTAAATACAAAACGCTGGAAGAAGCGATTGCCATCCAAAATGACGTTCCTCAGGGATTATCATCTTCGATCATGACACAAAACTTAAGAGAAGCAGAATTATTCCTTTCTCATGCAGGTTCAGACTGTGGAATTGCCAACGTAAACATCGGAACATCCGGAGCTGAGATTGGAGGAGCTTTCGGTGGCGAAAAAGAAACAGGAGGTGGTAGAGAATCTGGTTCAGATGTCTGGAAATATTATATGAGAAGGCAAACCAACACTATAAATTACACAGCACAACTTCCTTTAGCACAAGGAATTAAATTTGACTTATAA
- the lat gene encoding L-lysine 6-transaminase translates to MEHTTIDIQANKVKETVGRHVLADGFDFVMDIEKSHGSWLYDKLTDREYLDMFSMFASASIGYNHPYIVEKSAWLGKMAVNKPTLADVYSEEYAHFLEVFERVVIPEELQYAFFIEGGTLGVENAMKACFDWKTRKNFEKGLTTEAGICIHFRQAFHGRSGYTLSLTNTSDPRKYQYFPMFDWPRILNPKLTFPITEENLEETIKNERLALIQIEEAILMNPDKVACIIIEPIQAEGGDNHFRDEFLLGLRKICDNHEILLIFDEVQTGIGITGKMWAFQHFTAKPDIISFGKKAQVCGVLANKEKFDEIPNNVFRESSRINSTFGGNFIDMLRFQLVMEVIEKENLVENARIVGDYLLEELKKLAERYPEKLLNARGRGLMCAIDLPTAEQRNFLRDELWNDGMIILSCGDQSLRFRPHLNVTKEEIQLAIEKIENNINKI, encoded by the coding sequence ATGGAACACACAACAATTGATATACAGGCAAACAAAGTAAAAGAAACCGTAGGAAGACACGTTTTGGCAGATGGTTTTGATTTCGTAATGGATATTGAAAAATCTCACGGATCCTGGTTATATGATAAACTTACCGACAGAGAATATTTAGATATGTTTTCGATGTTTGCCTCAGCTTCTATAGGCTATAATCATCCCTATATCGTTGAAAAATCGGCGTGGCTGGGAAAAATGGCTGTTAATAAACCCACTTTGGCAGATGTATATTCCGAAGAATATGCCCATTTTTTAGAAGTTTTTGAAAGAGTCGTGATTCCAGAAGAACTGCAATATGCTTTTTTTATTGAAGGAGGAACATTAGGAGTAGAGAATGCAATGAAAGCTTGCTTCGACTGGAAAACCAGAAAGAATTTTGAAAAAGGCCTTACTACTGAAGCCGGAATCTGTATCCATTTCAGACAGGCATTTCACGGAAGAAGCGGATATACCCTGAGTCTAACCAATACTTCCGACCCGAGAAAATACCAATATTTTCCAATGTTTGACTGGCCAAGAATCTTAAATCCTAAGTTAACTTTCCCAATCACAGAAGAAAATCTGGAAGAAACCATCAAGAATGAAAGACTGGCTTTAATTCAGATTGAAGAAGCTATTCTGATGAATCCTGATAAAGTAGCTTGTATTATTATCGAACCTATACAGGCAGAAGGTGGAGATAATCATTTCAGAGATGAATTCCTGCTAGGATTGAGAAAAATCTGTGATAATCATGAAATTCTATTGATCTTCGACGAAGTTCAGACCGGAATCGGGATTACAGGAAAAATGTGGGCTTTCCAGCATTTCACAGCTAAACCGGATATTATTTCTTTCGGAAAAAAAGCACAGGTTTGCGGAGTTTTAGCGAATAAAGAAAAATTTGATGAAATCCCTAATAATGTTTTCAGGGAAAGCTCAAGAATCAATTCTACCTTCGGAGGAAACTTTATTGATATGCTTCGCTTTCAGTTGGTAATGGAGGTGATTGAAAAGGAAAACCTTGTAGAAAATGCAAGAATTGTAGGAGATTACTTATTGGAAGAATTAAAAAAATTAGCAGAAAGATATCCTGAGAAATTATTGAATGCAAGAGGAAGAGGATTGATGTGTGCGATTGATCTTCCTACTGCCGAGCAAAGAAACTTTCTAAGAGATGAATTATGGAATGACGGCATGATCATTCTTTCCTGTGGAGATCAGTCACTTAGATTCAGACCTCATTTAAATGTAACGAAGGAAGAAATCCAGCTTGCAATAGAAAAAATAGAAAATAATATTAACAAAATTTAA
- a CDS encoding DUF2007 domain-containing protein yields the protein MERSTRVSVFESDKSTEIQLIKSKLDDAQIVNAIENNYLTFTTTPTATSLKVMVDLQDEKKAFDIIDAYLQQSENQ from the coding sequence ATGGAAAGAAGCACAAGAGTATCAGTTTTTGAAAGTGACAAATCCACAGAAATCCAGTTAATCAAGTCTAAATTGGACGATGCGCAAATTGTAAATGCGATAGAAAACAATTATCTGACTTTTACGACAACGCCTACAGCAACATCGTTGAAAGTGATGGTAGATTTACAGGATGAGAAGAAAGCATTTGATATCATAGATGCATATCTTCAACAAAGTGAAAATCAATAA
- a CDS encoding GNAT family N-acetyltransferase, whose protein sequence is MNSEIKLRKADIEDRDKIWTILQQAIERRRQDGSSQWQNGYPNLDTVESDIAKGFGYVMTVDGEIAVYSALIINDEPAYSTIEGAWLSDGEFVVVHRVAVDEKFAGQGMAKKLFDHIEEFTKSNGIQSVKVDTNFDNTAMLKILEGKGYSYCGEVCLAGGMRKAFEKIII, encoded by the coding sequence ATGAATTCAGAAATTAAACTAAGAAAGGCAGACATTGAAGACAGAGATAAGATCTGGACTATTTTGCAACAGGCTATTGAAAGGCGAAGACAAGATGGAAGTTCACAATGGCAAAATGGGTATCCCAATTTGGATACAGTAGAAAGTGATATTGCAAAGGGGTTTGGATATGTAATGACCGTAGACGGTGAAATTGCTGTTTACAGTGCATTGATCATTAATGATGAACCTGCCTACAGCACCATAGAAGGAGCCTGGTTGAGCGATGGGGAATTCGTTGTGGTACACAGAGTTGCTGTAGATGAAAAATTTGCAGGACAGGGAATGGCGAAAAAGCTTTTTGACCACATTGAGGAATTCACCAAATCTAATGGAATTCAGAGCGTTAAAGTTGATACCAACTTTGACAATACAGCCATGTTAAAAATTCTTGAGGGAAAAGGATATTCTTATTGCGGAGAGGTTTGCCTAGCCGGCGGAATGAGAAAAGCTTTTGAGAAGATTATAATTTAA
- a CDS encoding transcriptional regulator: MHKSIEIDEKIFQDAVRFYGTIFNVPPLASKIYAYLLFDYERVGITFDEFVEVLSASKSSVSTSISLLLKAQLIVDHNKMDERKRYFFINDEYKKIRFEKIVQKMQDELKLLDDLDRFKKNHDDVYNEKMEAYKALLNKNIINIQESLNKL, from the coding sequence ATGCATAAGAGTATAGAGATTGATGAAAAAATTTTTCAGGATGCTGTAAGGTTTTATGGCACCATTTTCAACGTACCTCCATTAGCTTCTAAAATTTATGCCTACCTGCTTTTCGATTATGAGAGGGTAGGAATTACTTTTGATGAGTTTGTGGAAGTTCTTTCTGCAAGCAAAAGCTCGGTTTCTACAAGTATTTCTTTACTACTGAAAGCTCAGCTTATTGTAGATCATAATAAAATGGACGAACGAAAACGGTATTTTTTCATCAATGATGAATATAAGAAGATAAGATTTGAAAAAATAGTTCAAAAGATGCAAGACGAATTAAAACTACTAGATGACTTAGATCGGTTTAAAAAAAATCATGACGATGTGTATAATGAGAAAATGGAGGCTTACAAAGCGCTTTTAAATAAAAACATAATTAATATTCAGGAATCTCTTAATAAACTATAA
- a CDS encoding efflux RND transporter periplasmic adaptor subunit yields MNSKLVILSIAALSLTACKKEAPKQDGAKPYPVVNVESKNIVGYQTFPATIQGKINNDVRAKIQGYITQVLVDEGQYVTKGQPLFRLETNILNENAAASKAGIGAAESNIAAAQASVNAAQVEVNKLKPLVQKNIISNVQLQTAQANLAQAQAQLQQANAAKRQAVANYKGVEANIEYSVIRAPISGVIGKLPLKVGSLVGPTDQTPLTTISDTSQLYAYFSMNEKEYFNFLEKSPGASLPEKIKNLPLVELQLANGSIYGEKGRIETMTGQIDATTGTIQFRVGFSNPQKLLSNGNSGTIRLPKTYENVLVVPESATYEQQGIVYVYKVEKDTAKNVVVNVIDRIDNLALIKSGVNKDETIIAAGIGGLKPGTAIIKKPVKMDSLVQSIKPKF; encoded by the coding sequence ATGAACAGTAAACTAGTTATACTTTCTATTGCAGCGCTTTCGCTCACTGCCTGCAAAAAAGAAGCTCCGAAACAGGATGGTGCAAAACCATATCCTGTAGTGAATGTGGAGTCAAAAAATATAGTCGGCTATCAGACTTTTCCCGCTACCATTCAGGGAAAAATAAATAATGATGTTCGGGCTAAAATACAAGGTTATATTACGCAGGTTTTGGTAGATGAAGGGCAGTACGTTACAAAAGGGCAGCCTTTGTTCCGCCTTGAAACCAACATTTTAAATGAAAATGCAGCTGCTTCCAAAGCAGGAATCGGTGCTGCTGAATCTAATATTGCAGCAGCTCAGGCTTCTGTAAATGCAGCTCAGGTGGAGGTGAACAAACTAAAACCTCTTGTTCAGAAAAATATCATCAGCAATGTTCAGCTGCAGACAGCTCAGGCAAATCTTGCTCAGGCTCAGGCTCAATTACAACAGGCCAATGCAGCCAAAAGACAAGCGGTTGCCAACTATAAAGGAGTAGAAGCCAACATCGAATATTCTGTTATTCGTGCACCTATTTCGGGGGTTATCGGGAAACTTCCTTTAAAAGTAGGGAGCTTAGTAGGCCCTACAGATCAGACTCCTCTAACTACAATTTCAGATACTTCACAATTGTATGCTTACTTTTCAATGAATGAAAAGGAGTATTTTAATTTCCTTGAAAAATCTCCGGGTGCTTCTTTACCTGAAAAAATTAAAAATCTACCCTTGGTAGAATTGCAATTGGCCAACGGAAGTATTTACGGTGAAAAAGGTAGAATTGAAACAATGACGGGGCAGATTGATGCTACAACGGGTACGATTCAGTTCAGAGTCGGCTTCTCCAATCCTCAGAAACTTTTGAGCAATGGTAACAGTGGGACAATCAGACTTCCAAAAACATATGAGAATGTTTTAGTAGTTCCTGAAAGTGCTACCTACGAACAACAAGGTATTGTTTACGTTTATAAAGTAGAAAAAGATACTGCTAAAAATGTGGTGGTCAACGTAATTGATAGAATCGACAATTTAGCTTTAATTAAATCAGGTGTCAACAAAGATGAAACCATCATCGCGGCTGGTATCGGAGGTTTAAAACCTGGAACAGCAATCATCAAAAAGCCTGTAAAAATGGATAGTCTTGTTCAATCAATAAAACCGAAATTCTAA